A DNA window from Salvelinus fontinalis isolate EN_2023a chromosome 28, ASM2944872v1, whole genome shotgun sequence contains the following coding sequences:
- the arrdc3a gene encoding arrestin domain-containing protein 3a encodes MVLGKVKSFTVSYDCLNDSNVPVFASGDSVSGRVIIEVTGEIRVKSLKIHAKGFAKVRWTESRNAGSNTAYTQNYTEEVEYLNHRDILIGHERDDDNSEEGLTTIHSGRHEYAFSLELPQIPLATSFEGKHGSVRYWVKAELHRPWLLPMKTKKEFTVFEHIDINTPLLLSPQAGTKDKTLCCWFCTSGPISLSAKIERKGYTPGESIQIFAEIENCSSRMVVPKAAIYQTQTFYAKGKMKEVKQLVANLRGESLSSGKTETWSGKMLKIPPISPSILDCSIIRVEYSLMVYVDIPGAMNLSLNLPLVIGTIPLHPFGSRTSSVSSQCSMTMSWLGMALPERPEAPPSYSEIVTEEQRQSLEVTSARDEFEGPLFAYIQEFRFQPPPLYSEVDPNPDQASRTEERRPDTCPSR; translated from the exons ATGGTGCTAGGAAAGGTGAAGAGCTTCACCGTCAGCTACGACTGTCTCAATGACAGCAATGTCCCCGTTTTCGCAAGTGGGGACTCGGTCTCAGGGAGGGTGATCATCGAAGTCACTGGAGAAATCCGTGTGAAATCTCTTAAAATTCATGCAAAAGGATTTGCGAAAGTTCGTTGGACTGAATCGCGAAATGCTGGCTCCAACACTGCCTATACGCAAAATTACACTGAAGAAGTAGAATATCTAAACCATAGAGACATCCTAATTGGACATGAAAGAG ACGATGACAACTCAGAAGAAGGACTCACCACCATCCATTCAGGACGACATGAGTATGCATTCAGCCTTGAGCTTCCACAGAT ACCCCTGGCTACCTCGTTCGAAGGGAAACATGGCAGTGTGCGCTACTGGGTGAAGGCCGAGCTACACAGGCCATGGCTTCTGCCCATGAAGACCAAGAAAGAATTCACAGTCTTCGAACACATCGACATCAACACTCCCTTACTGCTG TCACCCCAGGCAGGCACGAAAGACAAGACTTTATGCTGCTGGTTCTGCACCTCAGGTCCAATCTCCTTAAGTGCCAAAATCGAAAGGAAGGGTTATACCCCAG GAGAGTCTATTCAGATCTTCGCCGAGATTGAGAATTGTTCGTCTCGCATGGTCGTGCCAAAGGCAGCCATTTACCAAACACAGACCTTCTACGCCAAAGGGAAAATGAAGGAGGTCAAACAGCTGGTGGCCAACCTCCGAGGAGAGTCGTTGTCCTCGGGCAAGACAGAGACGTGGAGTGGCAAAATGCTGAAgatcccccccatctctccctccatcttggaCTGCAGCATCATCCGAGTAGAGTATTCTCTCATG GTGTACGTGGACATCCCCGGAGCTATGAACCTGTCTCTGAACCTGCCACTGGTCATCGGCACTATCCCACTGCACCCCTTCGGCAGCCGCACCTCCAGTGTCAGCAGCCAGTGCAGCATGACCATGAGCTGGCTAGGCATGGCCCTGCCAGAGCGCCCTGAAGCCCCACCAAGCTATTCAGAGATCGTgacagaggagcagagacagagcctggaggtgACCTCGGCCAGGGATGAGTTCGAGGGACCACTCTTTGCCTATATCCAGGAGTTCCGCTTCCAGCCCCCTCCGCTCTACTCTGAG gtTGATCCCAATCCTGATCAAGCCAGCCGGACGGAGGAACGGAGACCTGACACTTGTCCGTCACGTTGA